Below is a genomic region from Ailuropoda melanoleuca isolate Jingjing chromosome 8, ASM200744v2, whole genome shotgun sequence.
AGATTTCGGAGTCCTGGGAAGGGCACCCCTCTGGGGAGACTATAAGAGAGCtgctcccagcagccccaccccTGTCCTCAACATGACACATAGGTCCCGCTCTCTCCACCACAGCCTGGGGTTAATGGCTAGGACgtagggggaaggagaagggaaggtaCTGGTCTGGCAAGGCTGGGAACATATACTGGTGGAACATGGGTGCCTGGTGTTGAGTTTTAGTCCTAACATCGAAAAGCTGTCTGTGCAGGGCACTCGGGGGACAGGGGCACGGGTGCCTTGTACACCCGGAGGGGAGCAGCCAGCCCTCGGGcaaccctccccactctcccctcagTATTACTGCTGCAAGAAGAGCAGAGCCGAAGATGCAGACGACGACGATGAGGAGGAGCACGACCTGCCCCCACACCCCCGAGGCCCCATCTGCAATGCCTGCAGCTCCCAAGCCCCGGACGGCCGAGGCGGCCTGGCGCCTCTCACCAGCGAGCCCTGCGGCCAGCCGTGTGGGGGGGCAGCCGGCCATTGCACCATCTGCTCCCCATACAGCTCCCCCTTTTACATACGGACGGCTGACATGGTACCCAATGGGGGCGGAGGCGAGAGGCTCTCGTTCGCTCCTACATACTACAAGGAAGGGGGACCCCCATCCCTCAAGTTGGCCGTGCCCCAGAGTTACCCGGTGACGTGGCCAGGCTCTGGGCGCGAGGCCTTCACCAATCCAAGGGCTATTAGTACAGACGTGTAACCCCATTCACCCCTGACCCCTCCACATACCGATGCTGCTGTCCTGGCAGGAACAATGGGGGCAGCAGGGGACCCCTCCAACAGCCCACAAGGGCAAGCTCAGtgggttttttgccttttttgtttttgttttgtttttttttttttttggcttttcttgcCCCACAGTGGAATTCAAGCTGCTGAGTGCATTGAGAACCAGGGCAGGGCCCGGCCTCGTGGCCCAGAGGTGGGGGCCGGCAGGAGGAGTGGGCAGCCGTGCCTGTGTCTGTGCTGGGACGTTCACCCACCAGCTCCAGCCCTGCCGCAGCCCCTCTTACTTCCCTCGCTCCCCCAGCTTTGCCGGACTGTGAGAGGAGGAGTAGCAGGGAAAGTTAAACCAAGGCTCTGGGGGCACCCAGACTCCTGGGggatggaagaagaaaggggaccTAGGGCGTGGGGAGAGGTGAGAAGTAAGGCCCTGCAGCatctgagaagggagaggaaggtgtTCAGGGGAACTTTTTGGGACCTGCTTGCTAAAACGAACCCGAGACCCAGTTCACAAGCTAGTTTTGTATTTGGTGATCAGGGGGACTGCAGTCCCTGTAGCTGCCCCAATATGGATATGGATTCTGGAACCCAGTATGTTCCCTTCCTTGTGGGACACATTGAGCAGACTCAGAAGGCCATGGCCTGAGGTTATTTGTGGGGAATGCACCAAAAAGGGATGCCTAACTTTGTCTCCCCCCaaatcctcttcctctgcctccggAACCAGCTGCCCTGCTGGAGAAACTTGCTGAAGTTTTGTGACTGAGTTTGAGCAGTTCGGCCATTGAGACCTTGCTGATGTCTCTGGGGCCCCGGTCTGCCACCCtgagtcgtgtgtgtgtgtgtaggagcaGTGCTGGGACGGTGTGTGTGTTCTCAGGTGGGGACACACCTGTCGCCACTGCACACATCACACACCAGGGGCTCTGCCACCCCTGGGAGCTGCGGAGTGGATGGGGCTCTGATGTACTGACTAGAAAGGAAAATCTGGCCAGCCGACAGCATGAGTGCAAGGTGACTGAGGTGGCTAGTCCCCTAGCACGCAGCCGGCTGGTGCGGGAAGAGCCTGCCGTCTCCCAGGGGACAGTGCTACAGCATTGATGCCACGTACCCCCTTTAGAGGCCCAGCCTTCTACTCGGGCGTCCAGCCACGGCATCCCAGAGCTGGACGATGTCATGCCACCAGGAACAGCAGCCCCCACTCCTGGATTCCATACTTGCTGCCCTCCCTCCGCTGCATCCTCCCCCCCGACCCCCCAGTCTCCAGTGAGGTCCTGTTAATTGCCCGAGCCCTGCCCTCACTTCCCACTCAAAACCCCGCTGTGGCCTAATGCCATTTGAGGGAACGCACCTGAGGAGTTTTCCAGTTGCCTCTATACTAAGGAGTGGCTGCTCCCCCTTTTAAGGGCATATAACTCCCAGCACTTCTGAGTCACCGCAtgctgcagggggtggggcagggaaagagCTAGCCCCTTTGCTGAAATCGTGATTTTGCATTGGAGAAAGGGCCACGtgcagctgggaggagggagagaattcaCCACACTTCTCATTTCACTCTGTCTGGGCACTTGTCACCTTGCATCTCAGCTGTAATTGGGGCACAGTGGGTGACGAATCAGAGGACCTGGGGTCTGGTCACACTGAGGTCACTCATTAGCTCTAGGACCAGTCATTTATCTTCTCTGAGACCCTATGTTCTCCAGGAAAAGGAGACCTGCCCAGACGGACCCTAAGAGGCCACTAGTGCTCAGAACAGCCAGGACTTCCTGAAAACATCTGGCGGCCACGCTGCTCTTCCTTGCCTGAGTCCTGGTAGGGGCGAGATGCGCTTGCCAGTGGCCTCATCCAGCGTGTGGGGATGTGTGTTGAGGACTGAGCCACCGCCGTGAAATACAGGCTTAGCAGGCAAAATGATTTTAATTGTTCAGTGAAAAGCAAACGTGTTTGTCTGATTCTCCTCCTGGGTGATCTCAGACGGTAACATGTCCTTATACGAGGAGGCGGCTCTAGGCAGGGGATCATGAGATCTGTCTCCCAGTCCAGAGGGATGAGTTTAGGACAGCAAATTTAACATGCTCCATCCCATCATCAGTCCTTATTAGGCCAAGTGCGCCCCCTTGCCATGAGCTGCTGGGTCTGCCTGCCGTTGGGGCCTCCTGATGACCAGCCCCACGGCCCTGCTGCCCGGGAAGTCCACAGCCAGTCAACCAGAGCAAGGGCTGTTGGTCCTCGCCAAACAGTGTCATTGCTCCTCCCCCCTTTGGAGAAATCAAGGCAGCCCAGTCAGCTATCACCTGCTTCCAGCTTGGATCTACTGGGGCCCTGAGTGACAAGCATATTACACAGTCCCCACTCCTCCTGTAGCTTTCCCAGCCTAGATCTTGTCAACCTACACATCGAAATCTGGGTTTTCGGGCACTGGAGAGAGGATGGGCCACGGctctccccaccacacccccacaACAGGCAGGGCGCAGTCTCCGGATCGCAGCGAGGGTCTTACCTACGCAAGAGGAAGCTCACCCATTCAACTGTGCTGTGCACTTTCTCACTGTGGGGTCTGTGCTATGGGACATTATCCAGACACTTTTCAAATCGTACCCTaacaggaagagaagcagaggctGGGAACACCCGGTCCTCTCTGCCATCTTGTCTCCACGTCCACATCACCGCTCCCGCTACAGATTTCCTGTCCTGCATCTTTGATAACCTGGAGTCACGGCCAAGTGAATGTCCAAATAAATGAGGAATTTGACATAGAAATCCCACAGAATCCTCTGTTATTCACCCgaggaggggggcacctgggcatAGATTTAAGAGTGAATGCGCCTTTTGATTTCCCAGAATGTCTACTGGCAGCACCAAAATCCACCATCTACTCCCCTCCTGCTTCCACAGTAAGAGGTCCCAGCCGCCATGTTGCCTCCATCAGAGCTCACGCCCAGGGAGGACGTGTTGTTTGTTGGGAAAGGGGATATGAAGTGTAGTTGCTGCAACCCCTGAGGTGAAGTGGCCCAGCCCACTACAGGGAGCCTCACTGGGGAGCAGCCCAGGCTTCAGCCCTACCCCCTGTCGTCCAGGCCTGAGGTGTCCCCACCTGTAGCTCTGAGTTACCTCACCAACCCTCTGAAGCCCGAGGAGACCTGAGCAGAGTGTTACACAGCCAGCCCTTGCATGTCgggaggggacagaagaggagagagtttTGGAACCAGATCCTCTCTGCCAGACgggaagaggaagggaatgtGTGTGTGAAAGGGAGCAACCAGGGAGGATGAGGATGGGGGTCGATCTCTCTGGGTCCATGTGTGTGtctgagacagagggagacaccctCTGCCCATCTCAGGGCCACTGTAAGCCCTGATTACAACTGGGTAGGCAGTGGGTGGCCTGGCCCCCAGAGCTCAGGCACTGTGCCCCTCTGGGCCTTCTGGTAGTCCCACGGGGCACAACTTCACCCTCAGCCCTGGTGGCCGTTGGCCACAGCTCTGTCACCAGTTGTTCTCTGGGAACAGAAACCCTGAAGCTAATCTCTATCATCACCACACCCACCCCAACCTCAAGCCATCTCCTCCCCTGCAAAGTGGTTCAGGCCCACTCTACTCCCAGCCTCTCATCTGGCGCCTGCGTGAGGCAGCGCTGCCCTCATATCTTACTGCAGCCCCAGGAGATGTGGTGGGGGTCACAGCCCTGGCCCTGTTCTCCCTGGTAACACCTGAGTGCCCTCAGCCTCAGCCCCAGGCCaagtgggcagggagggaaggacaggagcAGTAATCAAGGTCACAGGCCCATCACACCAGTCCCCATGGGCTTCTCTGACCAGCACAGCCCTTGGTACCCTCGATACCATCAGCCTCATGAGCTGCATCATGCCAATCCAGGTCTTCAAAACCTTACGCTCTCCCTGAGGTTTCTCCAGGGACTCCAGAGAAAAGCTGCTTCCCTCCCATTTCCTAGACTCAGGTTTACAAGTGCTGCTCAGAGGTCACTGATCATTTCCAGGAAAAGACCATAAATATCTAAGGCCAGGGCCTCCTTCCAGCACAACAGCAAGACAAAGCATAACCAGGAGCTCCCCCCAGCCCTATACTCACAGTGGAAATTGCCCATGCTCCTTGAACATCGGGCACTGACCTAGGCGTGCCCCAGACAACAGTAACAAGGACAGCCAgcacctcttcctccctcctcagccTGGTCCAGGcagctcctctctcctccctgtttgGCTACCTTCCCCACCTGAGCCCCCCCAGCCCCAAGGGCCATCCTTCCTCCACTGCCTAGCGTCTCCCTCTGCGGAGAACCCAGTAACACACAAGCTCTTAATACACGCTCCTGCACCCCAGGCGTCTGGGCATCCGTTCACAACATGTCTCagggtgcccagcacacagcaccCTCCAGACCATCCCCCAGCCACGGCTGTGTCATGCTAGGCAGGCAGCTATCGGGAAGGAAGATCTGAGACCTAACATCCCAGCAGGTGCACCAATCACGTGATGGTGGTCAGAGGGTAGGGTTTTGTATCAGACTTCACTTTGAGCACTGGCTCAGCCACTTGCTGCATGACTTTAGGTGACTTCCTggtcttcatctataaaactgaaaatttagcACTGATCTTATTCCATTGCTGCGAAAACTAAGTAAGCCTGTCATACATGGTCACTATTGTCGTTAGTAGGGTTTGTGGGTGGACCCGAATCTGCATTTTGGAGACCGCAGGGTCCTGAGCTGGGATTGCTCAGGCATCAGGTGGAAGGCTCCTCTGAGCTGCATTtcatctctttatctctcctctcccctgagcCTTTCCGAAGCCTCTCCCCCCTCGCTACCTCTCCCTGCCAGTTCCAGGCATTGTGGGGACCACCTCTCCGCTCAATACAGCCTCTCCTCTTGTGGAATCCCCCCTCTCCAATAACTGCTTCTGATGCTTTGGAAGACCTAAGCTTCCATTAACCTGGGACTGTGTTTTTGCCTCACATGTCCTCCGAGAGACTGCACGTACGAAGGAGAGTGTCCCCATTCCAGTTCTAGACACAGGTCTCAGCTTGGCTCCGTGCTTCTTCTTTCACTGACTTCCCCACATTCAAGGTCCGAGAGTCAGATCAGAAGGGATCCAGAGGCACTCGGGCCCCTACTCTGCAGCCTGAACTCCCTGGCTTGGGTATCCCGGCCCTGCTGGCCTCACTCAGCACCTGCTAGCCTCCCTGCCACCTGGAGTGGACGCAGGAGTCCAGGTGAAATTAGTGTCCAATGAGCATATTCAAATACATTCAGGATAAACCCACTTATCATGAATATTCTTACAGATAATATGTTATGCTTCTTAACCCATTTGTTGGGCAGGCCTGAATGCTTCCTGATGGTTAGGAGCTGAACCTCCAGCTGGGGCCCTAAACCCCAACCACGGCAGAAGTCACCTGCTCTAGAGGACTGTCCCCACAATCCCAGGCAAGCCAACTTCCCATGGAGGTCCTTTACCAAGGGTGGGTGGTCCCTAGGGGAGGCTTTGCTCAGGCCTCCAGGAAAGCACTTGGCTACCCACTTCTTCTCTATTCTATTTTCATCCCCCCCTTCCTGTTCtatgcacacacaccaccaccaccaccaccaaggaaCCCCAGCCACCGCTAGGAGGGGGGATAGGTGAGACAGCCCTCTCCCCCTGACATGCTCCCACCCAGCGGGTAGAACAATTCGTCTTTACAGGAGTGAAGGTCCAGAGACTTGGTGGCTAGGTCGCACTGGGCATTTGAGATCACCTTCCCTTCCAGGTCCCCACAGAAGATAACATGGCTCATCCGGCCCTGGTCACAGGCCCCTGAAACTCCAGGCCCCTACATATCGGGGGTCTCACCAACACTCCCACCCTCctcttgcctctgcctccctcccacccctcctggccCCCAGTACCCCATCCAAGGAAGAGTCAGGAGCTAGTCACAATAAATGAGGAGGaactcagaaaaattaagaattgagaattttaaataaggGCAAAACCTGGCAATATAAGATGTGCCTGAGCTAGACATGGGAAGATACATAAGAAACTAACAAAAATCCTTTCCTTTTGGTAGGGAGTGGGGAATCAATGAGACGGGGGCAGAAATACAACTTCAAAGCATTCCTGGTTATATTATTGTGAGTTTCATGCTATAtcttgaaaaaagatttttttttttccgagtTAGATCCACCAACACTGTGCCTGAGAATAGTGCATGCTGGGTAGTCACATGCAGCGGCTTGGGCCCCCCCAGGGGACCCTCCCCAGGCAAAGGGCCTTCTCCATTACAAGGGTGGAGCAATTTTCTCTCCATCAGGTCAACGGCTGGAAGACCAGAGGGAAAACAATGTCAGTCAGCAGAGGTTCATATCGTCTaactttttttgcaatttttttgttgtgataaaatatttgtataacaCAACATTTACGATGTTCACCATTTTGAGGTGTATTACTCAgaggcattaattacattcacaagcTTCTGCATCCATCCATCTGGAGCTTTCTACTACCCAAACAGAACCTCTGTGACCATGTTTGAATTATTTGTAGCAGCTATGTTTTATCTTTGAATGAAAACCAAGCTTTCAGGGAGGGCCCCCTGCCCGTCCTGCCAGAGTTGGGTCTTAGCAAACTGGTAGGAAGGCAGGGTCCTAGGCGGGCTGGTGGGGGGCATACCTCAGCCAGCTCTCAGAGCAGATCCCGAGTGCCAAGCTCAGACCATTCCAAGCCACACTCCTTCCCTAACATCTGAGTTTTCCCATTTCTCTATCATGTCCTCGCTAAGCTCCATCTCTTTTGGGATTTGCTCAGCAGCCAGGACCAACCCATTATTTGCAAAAACAATCAGAATTTCAAGAGAGAGGATCTTCCTTTCACAGAGAACCATGGCAGTTAGGAAGCATTGCTTCCTAAAAATTATACCTCTGCGAGGATCCTTAGTGAATTGAGTGATTCCAAAGGTGAATAAAGGATTCCTCCCTTCCAGGTAATGGAAGCAACTCTCCCACTgttggagatggggagagagaagagagagagacacagaaccCACTATTATCTTTCATAATTCAGTACAAAAAATTAGGTGTTTTTATAGTACAAGAGTTAGAACTTCACCGGATGTGGGTTtgggaatttgagaaacaaaacattttctagtATCTTCTAGCTACAATATAATCACAAAAACAAGGCTACCCAAACTAAGCATTTTGTTTCGTTCTTGGATATGTAGTAATTATCATAATGATTCCAATTTCCCAtgagaacattaaaaattttaatgcagggcacctgggtggctcaggtcatgatctcagagtcgtgggactGAAGACTGTGTCGGGCTCCGTGCACAGTGgggtctgcttgacattctctctctccctcttcttttgcccctccctccacttgtgctctcgctctctttctaaaataaataaataaatcttctaaaaaattttagTGCAATCTATATGAAAAATACTAATCTTTATTAGACAAGGTGATTCTAAACTTCGTTTGAAGAAATAAAGGTGgcatgaaaattatgaaaataaattaactgaGTCACCACCATATGTTAAAGCTACAATAATTTAAACTATATGGTACTTATGCCTGATGGCCAGATGCATGGatcaaatagaaaattcagaaataggcACAAATACATATGGGAACCAA
It encodes:
- the FAM163A gene encoding protein FAM163A, translating into MTAGTVVITGGILATVILLCIIAVLCYCRLQYYCCKKSRAEDADDDDEEEHDLPPHPRGPICNACSSQAPDGRGGLAPLTSEPCGQPCGGAAGHCTICSPYSSPFYIRTADMVPNGGGGERLSFAPTYYKEGGPPSLKLAVPQSYPVTWPGSGREAFTNPRAISTDV